One Candidatus Acidiferrales bacterium genomic window, AAGCACGCCGAGGTTCAAACGGTTCGTTACGGGCCCAAGATAGCAGAGGCGAGGTCTTTGGATCGCGAGGAATTCGGCATCCGGCTTGTTTTTACCGCATGGGTTGCGGCTGCAGGACATTCGCGTGACCTGGGGAATCAAGGCAATCTTAAGGCCGTACGTGGCGCGCAGTTCATGGAAGACACTCTTGGGAATTGCCAGGGTTAGGCTGGACATTTCGATATGTACTTCCTGGCCCGGCTCGGGATAATCCATGCAGAGATGAACGAGGGGCAGCCCCCTGCGCTTGAGCTCACGGCACAGCGGTATGAAAAACTCGCCGTGGGGGTAAACAACCAGTGGTTTTTCCAGCCCTAGGGAGACAGCGCTTTTCAGAATCTGATTTGCCACCATCCTTGCCTGCAACTGCGGAAATCCGAGGGCAATGCGGTTGAGCCGATGACCGAGAAATTGTGGCTGCAGGCGATATAGGCGGCTTTCGATTTCTTCCAGATTCCGGCCGTTCGCGCGAAAGCGAGAGACCGGATTTTCACAATAAAGGACCTTGGATCCCAAGCCGACGAATCCGAGTGCGACCCGCTCAGGGACATTGAAGGTTTCCCAGTTCCAGCCAGACAGGACAATTGCATCACGCAAGTGGCACATTCCTTGGACAGATACGAGGATACAAGAATTCGGAAGGTGCTGCGACGATGCAACGGGCCCGGATAGGACAGTCCGAAATCACGTGTTGCTCATATTCTGATGCGCCGACGAGCGGTCTTGTCGACAGTCGACTCACTAGGGCGAGTCACTTCAGGCTGCGTCAAGTACGCCCCACCGATATGCTCTCGCACCGAGCGCAAGCCGTGGGCCGCATACCAGCGGCGAAGTCGATAGAAACTTTTCGGCGGAACCAAGAGCGCAAGGAGCAATACAAAGGTTTTGAACGCTTTGTAGCCAAGATCTGGGTTTCTGTACGCCAGTCTGAAGGAATCTAGCTCTGTGTGGAAAGCTTCGAGCCTGCTTCCCCCTTCGAGCAATAGATGAAGCTGATTTGCTTCCAATCGGTCGGCAGCGAGAAACGCCGAGACGCATTCCTCAGATATCCCAAACCCCGATAATCGTGACGGCAAGTGTTGCAGCAAACCGCGCAATAGTTTGTATTTTGTCCAAAGGGTTTCTTGATTTGGTGAGGAGGAAGCATAGAGATTACCCGAATGGAGGCGGTAAGAACACAGAGGCTGGGCTAAAAGTTGTGCACCAGATATAGCGATCGCCTGTGTGAAAACGAAGTTGTCAAAGAATGGTAATTCCGCCGGGACCGGCAAAGTCTGATCGAGAACTGCACGCCGTATCGCGAACCTGCTCGTTCCCAAGAAGACGCGCAAAGGGGCCGATGACCTCGCCTGAGATATGTCCTCCAGGCTCAAACAATTTCGCGTCGGAATCATCGTGGCACAAACCGCGCCACTCTCGTCCACTTCGTGATAGGCGTGGCCGACGGCGGCGATTTGAGGATGAGCATCGAATGCCGCCACAACTTTGTTGAGCTTGTCAGAAGCCCACCAGTCGTCTCCGTCGAGGAAAGCGACGAATTCGCCGCGGGCTTCGGCGACGCCAGCGTTAAACGCAGAGACCTGACCACCGTTGGCTTTGCGAATGTACCGAATCCTCGGCAGGAATTCTCGGACAATCTCCGAGGTCGCGTCTGTGGAACCGTCGTCGACGACGATGATTTCCATTTGGTTCGCGGGGAAATCCTGATCGATGACGCTCTGGAGGGCTTGCGCAATGTAACGATCATGATTGTAGGTATTAACGAGGACGGAGACAGTAGGCGAACTCACGTCAGTCTTGCACCGAACGTTTAGATATCGCGCAATAAGGTTTTTTCCCCGCGCGCGAGTGCACTTCCTTCCCGACGATCCGGTAAAGTCTTGTTCTAACAAAGTTCCGGATGCAAGCCACAAGAAGTTGGGAGGCTGCCCTTACTCCCCAGAATGATGGTTCGAGAGGTATGAGAGCTTCGAGATAGTTTCTAGGGTGAACTAAACGGAGTTGATTGGTATTGGTTCGCTCAGACTCACTCTTCAAGAGTGCATTTTTCTCCAGAAGCTCTGCGCGCACAAAGAGCAACGTGTTCTGAGCATACCACCATTCCACCGCGTCATTTTCCCACACTCGCTTTCGGATGCAGTCTACGGCTAAATAATTATGTCGCCGGAATAGTGCAACCCACTTGTCGGGCCATTGCTCATTGACATGGTGACTTCCCCCTTGAAATGGGATAGCCGCCGAAAACAAGACGGCCGGAGCGAGGCGAGTAAGAGACTCTACAAAGGTGGCCGCGGAATCAGCAGGGAGGTGCTCGCCAACTTCGAGTGATACGGCTAAGTCGAAGGTGCGCCCGAGCGTGAAGGGTTTTGTGAGGTCGAAGGCTTGGAAGAATTCCCGCGGAATTTGCAAGAGATCTGACGCGACATACTCGCCGTCAATCCCCAGGACGTCCGTTACGCCCAGCCCCCTCAATACGGCAAGCCAACTGCCGTCGCCGCAGCCGACGTCAACAACGCTGCGGACTGGCAGGAACTCCACCACGATAGGTACAATGACTTCGGCGGATCGCCTCGATCCATCTCTTAACGCTTCGTAAAAGCAGTGCGTGTAATGTTCGCTGGACATACATCTCCGCAGGACTTCAATTAAGCGATGATAAAGCAGACTCCTTGGCGAGACTGCCTGATCCTCCATTTTCTCATTACAGCGAATTCATTAATTGCCAGCGTGCAACCCTCCCAGGTGTGGTAATCGTCGACAATAAGCATCCCTCCCGAGGCGACATGAGGGGCGAGGTTGTCCAGAATGCATTTCGTCGATTCATACCAGTCCGCATCCAGCCGCAGCAGAGCAATTGGTTCCAAGAGATTTACCTTTGGCAGTGTCTCGTTGAACCAACCTTTGATGATCTGATAATTCCTGGCTGCAGACATCGACATCACCGACGTCACCTCTTCTTCAGAGGCGGCGCAGTTGTTGAAGTAAATGGGGCTGGTTTTGTTTGATTGCCATGCTAGCGCAGCCGCACCGTCAATTTCCCTCGCGGGCGGAAGGCCTTGGAAACTATCGAAAAGAAGATAGCGGCGGTCGGCCCCCAGCACGTCCGCCATCCCAGCCATCATACCGCCGCGCCAGGTACCGCACTCGACTACGCTTCCGGAAATCTCTCCTATACGAGAAGCGAGACACAAGTTGTCGACATAAATATCAGCTGGAACCATCGTGAAATTCTTGTATTTTTGATAGATCTTGCGAAACCTCCGGTCATCGATGGTGAATCTAACGTAATTCGGAAGCCTCCTGGTGAGCCTTAACACGTTTTACGATCCGACCCGCATGGTTGAAGGATGGACATACTTTCTTCGAAACGGCACAGATACGTCCCAGGAAACGCAATCGGCCCCTTGTTATCATTGACGCCTGCGACGACCTCGAGCGTTGCGGCGCGTTCTATATGGTCCGTCTCTTCGATACGGTCTCTGCCAAGCCACAGACCCATCAGGTAGGTACCCGAGCGTAGCAGAAGCTGTTGAATGCGAAAGCAAACGCGAGCGATTTCCCCGGCGTTCAGCTGGAGAAATTCGCCTTTCTGACAGGTATTCACATCGATGAGGCGATAACCACCCGCATCATAGACAATCACAGCGACAATTGATGCGGGTAAGTCTTGGCGAGCCTCGATTGTCAATTCGATCTCGAGGTCACAGCCCGTGCAAGTGGAATCGAGAAGTGAACCGTCCGCGCGCATGGGCCGAAGCGCGATGGAAGTGAAGATTGCCTTGCCCGTTCCCGTTCGGTGTGTTTTCCGAAGATCAGAATCACAACCGACCGCTTCCATCGCCTGTGTATGGTACGCAGCGGCGACCTTCGACGTCTCGCCCGCGATGGCAATGCGGCCCTTATCAAGTAGAATGCACCGTGAACACAGCATATTCACGGCCCCCATATTGTGCGATACAAACAAAATTGTCCTACCGCCGCGTGAAACCTCTTCCATTTTGCCGAGGCATTTTTTTTGAAACGTTATATCGCCGACGGCGAGGACTTCGTCGACGAGGAGAATTTCGGGCTCGAGATGCGCAGCGACGGCGAAGGCGAGGCGCATCTGCATGCCGCTGCTGTAATGCTTGAGAGGCGTGTCGATGAAGCGCTCGACTTCGGCGAAGGCGACGATTTCTTCGAATTTGCGCTCGATTTCCACTTTGCTCATACCGAGGATGGCGCCGCTCAGGAAAACATTTTCGCGGCCGGTGAGCTCGGGATGAAAGCCGGTGCCGACTTCGAGCAGGCTGCCGATGCGGCCGTGGAGCGTGGCGCGGCCGGCAGTGGGACGCGTGATGCGCGCGAGGAGTTTCAGGAGCGTGGATTTTCCAGCGCCGTTGCGGCCGATGAGGCCGACGACTTCGCCGTGCCGAACTTCGAAGGAAACGTCGCGGACGGCCCAGATGTGGTCCTGCGGCGTGCGCTTGCCGTTAAGGCGAAATGCGTTGGTGAGCACGTCGCGCAGGGCGAGGTAACGCTGGCGCTCGCCGACGCGGTAGCGTTTGCCGATCGATTCGACGCGGATGGCGGCGTTACTCATCGTTTGCGCGCGATGCCTCACACAACATCAGCGATAGTGCCTTCCATTTTCTGAAAATAGAAAAGCCCGGTTGCCAGGACAGCGAGCATGATGACGACCGAGATGATCAGCAAACGGCCCGGAGGGTCGCCGTGGCCGGTCAGCGACCAGCGAAAGCCTTCGAGTACTCCCGCCATGGGATTCAATCCGTACAGCCAGCGCCATTTCGCCGGAACGATGGAGCTCGCATACGCGACGGGCGAGGCGAAAAGCCAAAGCTGAATGAGAAACGGGACGACATAGCGCACGTCGCGATACATGGCGTTCATTGCTGAAAGCCAGAGGCCCGCGCCGACAGCCATTAGGACGACAAGAAAAAGAAAAACGGGAAACCACAGCAACGGCAGGCCGGGACGAATGCGGTAGTAGGCGAGCAACGGAACTAGGAGCAAACAGCCGATGGCGAAATCGAGCAGGCCGGAAAGCACGACGGAAAGCGGCAACGCCAGGCGCGGAAAGTAAACCTTCGTGATCATGGACTGGTTGAGGACCATGGCGTTCGTGGCGTTCGAGAGACTGTTGGCGAAATACATCCAAGGGAGGAGCGCGGCGTAATAAAAAACGAGAATCGGAAGGCCTTCGGTGGGCATGTGGGCGAGTTTGCCGAAGAACAGCGCGAAGACGATCATGGCGAGCACGGGCTGCAAAATCGCCCAGGCTGCGCCGATGGCCGTCTGTTTGTAGCGGATTTTGATTTCGCGCCAGATGAAAAAGTAGACCAATTCGCGGAACTGCCAGAGTTCACGGAAATCCACTTCCCACCAGCCGTGCGGCGGAGCGATGTGCAGAACAGGAGGTTCGGCGGCGATGACGTTGGTATGCGCGGCGGTCATGGCCTGTCTTTTTTCGGCGCGGGATTTGTGGACGGAGCTTCAGTGGGAGATTCGCCGAGCTGACGCAAATCTTTTTTCTCGATCTCCTGCATCAGAGCGTGGCGGTGCGTGAAGTAGCGCTCAAGCGAGCGCGAGAGATCTTCCGGTACGGCGTGAAATTGATTGGACGCCATCGCGCTCCAGGAGATTGGGCCACGGTCGGGGATCAAATGCATGCCCCATTGGAACAGAAGTCCGAGATTCCAGGCAATCAATAATGCCACGAGCGCAGCGGCGCTGGAAATAGCGGCGCGACCGTTGTTCAAAACCTTTTCCCACGCCGAAAGAAGTGCAGCGAGACCGAGGACAAAAATTGGCGTGAGCGAAACAAAAAAGCGATTGCCGAAGGAGGAAATGCCGTCCCAGTCGGGATAGGTGGCGATCAGAAAATAAAAAGCGAGCGAGGAGAGAAGCAGCGCCGCGCCAAGCTGGTGATCGCGCCGCAGCAAGAAAAATATGCCGATGGAGGCGAGCAGGAGGATCGGCGTCCAACTGAAAATGCCGTGATCGGAGGAGAACAAGACCTGCCCGAAAAGCGGATGGGCGAGGCTCCAAACGTGCACTTCGGTGTAACCCATGTCGAAAGGGCTGCCATAGATGATCCATCGCGTGATGAGTGTAGGGAGAAACGCAATGAGCAGCGCGACGCTGAAAACGAAGCCTCGCGAGATAAGCGATGCCAGGTTCGCCAGGCGCTCGGGAGAATTTTTAGGCAGTATGCTTGCTGCAGTTCCCGCCATTTCCGCGACTACGACGAGAAGAAACATCGCATTCGGATAATACATATCGAGCATGAGGCCGGCGATGAGGCCGAGTAAAATCCACTGGCGCAGAGAGCGAGTTCCGCGCGTGCGATCCCAATACCAGAGAAACAAAGCGACCACGAAGGCGGAATGCGCATGCGACCACGACGGATTGAAGTACATGTAGACAATCAGTGAGCTGGCGAACCAGATGCCGAGCGTCGCGAGAAACGCGCAACGTTCGGAGAAATATTTGCGCGCGAGGCGAAACGAAATGAAAAGCGCCAGAAATCCAGCCAAAGCGGTGACAATCGCCATCGTGCCGACATACGGCCAGGAAAAACCGTCGGCGGGGATGCCAGCGCCGAGACGATGGGCGATTGACACCGCAAAATGAGTGACGGCAAGGAACGGTATCCAGATGAGCGCCGGACCAATTGAGAAATGATTATCGACGTAACCAGTGCGCGTGAGTTGGTCGGCGCGCAATTTGCCCGTGGCATCGACGCGGCCGGAGGAAAAGCTGGGGTTGGCGTGAAGCCAATCCTGTTCGAATTGTAGGTTGTGATTAACGACAAGCGCACGCGCGTAGGCGTAGTAACCAACGCCATCGCCGCGCACCCAGGGATTCACGAGCGGAAGAGAGAACGCGAAAATCAAGATCAGAATCTTTTCGTAGCGGCTTAACTTCGATGGAGAAAACAGGGATGTCATTTCCGCGCGACCGCCACCAGACTTTGACCGAGAGGCGGCTCCAGAATCCGTTCGAGCGGGAAGCTCCAGGGAATGACCCAGCGGTCGTACCAGCGTACCTGCGCGGGATTCAGCGTCCGCTGGCGGAAAATCTTTCCCGCGAAAAACCAGGAGGCGACGCCCAGCGCGTTGGCGTATCGAAGCCGCACCAGCTCGAAGCCAGCGTCTTCGATTTTCGCGCGCAACGCCTGTCTACTGTAACGACGAAAGTGGTCGAACGCCTTGTCGAGCGAGCCAAAGTTCCATTCGAGCGCGGGAACAAAGAGAAGGAGATGGCCGCCGGGCGAGAGCGATTGATGAATTTCCGAAAGCAGGCCGGCGTCGTCACCAATGTGCTCGAGGACATTGACCATGACGATGGAGTCGGGTGCTTTCTCGAGATGCGACGGATTGAAAGAGCCCAGGTGCAACTGCACGCGCGCATCGGCGAGAAACTGGCGCTCGAGCGCAGGGAAAAGATTGGCCGCTGCTTCAAAGAGGATCATTTCGCGAACGGCCGGCGCGCCGAGCAGCAATCGAGAAAACGTTCCCGTACCGGCGCCGATTTCGACCACGCGTGTGCCAAGATGCGGCTGGAAAAACTGGAAAATCCAGCGGCAATAATTGCGCGCCTCGGCCATGGCGTCGAGTTCCGTTCCAGTGTAAACGAAGGAAGTGCTTACCGGCGTCGGCGGCGCTTGTGCTTCGGGCATGGGTTATTCAACAGCAACCAAGGGAGCAGGACGTTTCGCGACAGATGAATTTCGCGGGTTCACAATCCAGTTCATAGCGCGAAGGCGTCAGCGTGCCTCTTGCGCACGAGCTTGCACTGTGGCCACCGGTTCTTCCAGCGAATCGCCATTTGATGCCGCCGATTTTTCTTTCTCGCGGAAGTGAGCGATAACGCGGTCGACAATCGTGTTGAGCGGCGTGCGAGGACGGAAGCCAGTGATGCGTTCCAGTTTTTCGAGAGATGGGACGCGCCGCAGCATGTCTTCGAAACCGGGCTCATAGGCTTCGTCGTAGGGCGTATGCGTGATGGCCGAGGAGCTGTGCGTGCGCTGCTTTACGACGCGCGCGAGGCCTTCAATGGTCACTTCCTCGTCCGTACCGACATTGATCACTTCGCCGACGGCCTTGCCGCTGTCGACCAGCCGAACGATGGACTGCACGGAGTCCTGCACGTCGCAGAAGCAGCGCGATTGCTGGCCGGTGCCAAAAATCGTGATGGGCGCATTTTCGAGCGCCTGCGAAACGAAGTTGGGAAGCACCATGCCGTAGCGGCCGGTCTGGCGCGGGCCGACGGTGTTGAAAAAACGAACGACGACGATGGGAAGCTGTTTTTCTTTCCAGTACGAAAGGGCCAGAAATTCGTCGAGAGCCTTGGAAGCCGCATAGCTCCAGCGGCCTTTGGTGGTGGGGCCGAGAACCAGATCGGAATCCTCGCGGAATGGAACTTCCTTGCTCTTGCCATAGACTTCCGAAGTCGAGGCGACAAGAACGAGCTTCTTTTTCTTGTTGGCGGCATCGAGAACCAGTTGCGTGCCATTGACGTTGGTTTCGATGGTGCGCACGGGGCTTTCGACAATCAGGCGCACGCCGACGGCCGCAGCCAGGTGGAACACGACGTCGGATTCATCCACCATTTCGGCGAGAAGATGGCGATTCTGCAGCGAATCGAAGGCATAGTGAAATTTTTCCGAGGCTTTCAGGTGGCGAATGTTTTCCACGCTGCCGGTGGAAAGATCGTCGAGGATAAACACGTCATCTCCCCGAGCGATCAGCGCCTCCGCAAGGTGTGAGCCTATAAATCCTGCGCCGCCTGTGATCAGTGCGCGCATCAAGACCTCCGTTCCGGGTCAGGAAATTGTGCCGGCTGGGGGAGAAACTTTTGCGTCATCCGGTTCGTCCCCGTGGCCATACGCGTCAGGATAATATCTGTAGGAGTAGTAATAATCCGGCTCTCCTGAATCCACTCTGTTCAAAATGACACCTAGGATGCGTCCCTTCACCGAGGAGAGAAGCTCCCGCGTGCGCGTCAGCGCCTCCTTCGGTGTGGAACGGCTGCGGACCACAAGCAGCACGCCATCGGCCAAGGCGGATGTAATCACCGCATCCGTCGCGGCCAAAATCGGCGGCGAATCAATC contains:
- a CDS encoding ABC transporter ATP-binding protein — encoded protein: MSNAAIRVESIGKRYRVGERQRYLALRDVLTNAFRLNGKRTPQDHIWAVRDVSFEVRHGEVVGLIGRNGAGKSTLLKLLARITRPTAGRATLHGRIGSLLEVGTGFHPELTGRENVFLSGAILGMSKVEIERKFEEIVAFAEVERFIDTPLKHYSSGMQMRLAFAVAAHLEPEILLVDEVLAVGDITFQKKCLGKMEEVSRGGRTILFVSHNMGAVNMLCSRCILLDKGRIAIAGETSKVAAAYHTQAMEAVGCDSDLRKTHRTGTGKAIFTSIALRPMRADGSLLDSTCTGCDLEIELTIEARQDLPASIVAVIVYDAGGYRLIDVNTCQKGEFLQLNAGEIARVCFRIQQLLLRSGTYLMGLWLGRDRIEETDHIERAATLEVVAGVNDNKGPIAFPGTYLCRFEESMSILQPCGSDRKTC
- a CDS encoding class I SAM-dependent methyltransferase, whose translation is MPEAQAPPTPVSTSFVYTGTELDAMAEARNYCRWIFQFFQPHLGTRVVEIGAGTGTFSRLLLGAPAVREMILFEAAANLFPALERQFLADARVQLHLGSFNPSHLEKAPDSIVMVNVLEHIGDDAGLLSEIHQSLSPGGHLLLFVPALEWNFGSLDKAFDHFRRYSRQALRAKIEDAGFELVRLRYANALGVASWFFAGKIFRQRTLNPAQVRWYDRWVIPWSFPLERILEPPLGQSLVAVARK
- a CDS encoding glycosyltransferase; translation: MRDAIVLSGWNWETFNVPERVALGFVGLGSKVLYCENPVSRFRANGRNLEEIESRLYRLQPQFLGHRLNRIALGFPQLQARMVANQILKSAVSLGLEKPLVVYPHGEFFIPLCRELKRRGLPLVHLCMDYPEPGQEVHIEMSSLTLAIPKSVFHELRATYGLKIALIPQVTRMSCSRNPCGKNKPDAEFLAIQRPRLCYLGPVTNRLNLGVLEGLLKTRPDWHLVHFGEAKCLPLPNVHAIAWRSPEHLQNLLADSDVGFMPYDCFSEKNFHCVPLKLFDYFSAGLPVVSTSIVNLREFSDAIYFGDDVDQLAHAIQSALDEPVDSPRRGKRIRIAQEHSIESLSSALADCLRALA
- a CDS encoding glycosyltransferase family 39 protein, which codes for MTSLFSPSKLSRYEKILILIFAFSLPLVNPWVRGDGVGYYAYARALVVNHNLQFEQDWLHANPSFSSGRVDATGKLRADQLTRTGYVDNHFSIGPALIWIPFLAVTHFAVSIAHRLGAGIPADGFSWPYVGTMAIVTALAGFLALFISFRLARKYFSERCAFLATLGIWFASSLIVYMYFNPSWSHAHSAFVVALFLWYWDRTRGTRSLRQWILLGLIAGLMLDMYYPNAMFLLVVVAEMAGTAASILPKNSPERLANLASLISRGFVFSVALLIAFLPTLITRWIIYGSPFDMGYTEVHVWSLAHPLFGQVLFSSDHGIFSWTPILLLASIGIFFLLRRDHQLGAALLLSSLAFYFLIATYPDWDGISSFGNRFFVSLTPIFVLGLAALLSAWEKVLNNGRAAISSAAALVALLIAWNLGLLFQWGMHLIPDRGPISWSAMASNQFHAVPEDLSRSLERYFTHRHALMQEIEKKDLRQLGESPTEAPSTNPAPKKDRP
- a CDS encoding TylF/MycF/NovP-related O-methyltransferase, giving the protein MVPADIYVDNLCLASRIGEISGSVVECGTWRGGMMAGMADVLGADRRYLLFDSFQGLPPAREIDGAAALAWQSNKTSPIYFNNCAASEEEVTSVMSMSAARNYQIIKGWFNETLPKVNLLEPIALLRLDADWYESTKCILDNLAPHVASGGMLIVDDYHTWEGCTLAINEFAVMRKWRIRQSRQGVCFIIA
- a CDS encoding methyltransferase domain-containing protein, translating into MSSEHYTHCFYEALRDGSRRSAEVIVPIVVEFLPVRSVVDVGCGDGSWLAVLRGLGVTDVLGIDGEYVASDLLQIPREFFQAFDLTKPFTLGRTFDLAVSLEVGEHLPADSAATFVESLTRLAPAVLFSAAIPFQGGSHHVNEQWPDKWVALFRRHNYLAVDCIRKRVWENDAVEWWYAQNTLLFVRAELLEKNALLKSESERTNTNQLRLVHPRNYLEALIPLEPSFWGVRAASQLLVACIRNFVRTRLYRIVGKEVHSRAGKKPYCAISKRSVQD
- a CDS encoding glycosyltransferase translates to MSSPTVSVLVNTYNHDRYIAQALQSVIDQDFPANQMEIIVVDDGSTDATSEIVREFLPRIRYIRKANGGQVSAFNAGVAEARGEFVAFLDGDDWWASDKLNKVVAAFDAHPQIAAVGHAYHEVDESGAVCATMIPTRNCLSLEDISQARSSAPLRVFLGTSRFAIRRAVLDQTLPVPAELPFFDNFVFTQAIAISGAQLLAQPLCSYRLHSGNLYASSSPNQETLWTKYKLLRGLLQHLPSRLSGFGISEECVSAFLAADRLEANQLHLLLEGGSRLEAFHTELDSFRLAYRNPDLGYKAFKTFVLLLALLVPPKSFYRLRRWYAAHGLRSVREHIGGAYLTQPEVTRPSESTVDKTARRRIRI
- a CDS encoding GDP-mannose 4,6-dehydratase; this encodes MRALITGGAGFIGSHLAEALIARGDDVFILDDLSTGSVENIRHLKASEKFHYAFDSLQNRHLLAEMVDESDVVFHLAAAVGVRLIVESPVRTIETNVNGTQLVLDAANKKKKLVLVASTSEVYGKSKEVPFREDSDLVLGPTTKGRWSYAASKALDEFLALSYWKEKQLPIVVVRFFNTVGPRQTGRYGMVLPNFVSQALENAPITIFGTGQQSRCFCDVQDSVQSIVRLVDSGKAVGEVINVGTDEEVTIEGLARVVKQRTHSSSAITHTPYDEAYEPGFEDMLRRVPSLEKLERITGFRPRTPLNTIVDRVIAHFREKEKSAASNGDSLEEPVATVQARAQEAR
- a CDS encoding ABC transporter permease; amino-acid sequence: MTAAHTNVIAAEPPVLHIAPPHGWWEVDFRELWQFRELVYFFIWREIKIRYKQTAIGAAWAILQPVLAMIVFALFFGKLAHMPTEGLPILVFYYAALLPWMYFANSLSNATNAMVLNQSMITKVYFPRLALPLSVVLSGLLDFAIGCLLLVPLLAYYRIRPGLPLLWFPVFLFLVVLMAVGAGLWLSAMNAMYRDVRYVVPFLIQLWLFASPVAYASSIVPAKWRWLYGLNPMAGVLEGFRWSLTGHGDPPGRLLIISVVIMLAVLATGLFYFQKMEGTIADVV